The Silene latifolia isolate original U9 population chromosome Y, ASM4854445v1, whole genome shotgun sequence sequence TACTTTAAGATTCAAAGGAACGTTGTGGCCTTCTATTCCTGGTATACGGATGCAGCTGCAATGCTTAAGAATTTAACAACAGGTGCTTCTTCTTCAACTGATCTTGTTCCGTCACAAGCGACGCAAGCTTTTTTTGAAGGTGCAAAGGTGAAGGAATATGTTGAAGAAGTATAATGATAACGCTCCCTCATTGTCAGATGTTGGCCAAGAAATAAAACAGGCGGCCAAGAAAAAAAACAAAGGCAAGCAAGAAAAGAAAGACCAAGGTTCCTAAGTTCGAGTTTACGCTTACTGTAGAGCCTGTATCACTTGCATAAAATTCTGATTTGGGTGATAAAGCAGGTGATGCGGCGATGTCACAGGTAATGGAGACCGCTGATTTCTACAACACCGCTGAACTTAACGAAGCCTGTcgacgagaggaagaggaatGCGGGCTAGATTTAACCGACGACTTGACTCAATTAACTGATCGGCAGATTCTAGAGAAAATTTATAGCCCGGATGAAGTTGAAGAAGCTTACACAAAGCCCTCATTGAACGAGGAGCAGGAAAGTTTCGGAGGGGAAGTGCCTGACACTAGTGGTCCCCCTGAGAAAGCTGAACATGTCGTTGAGAAGTGTAAGTCAGAAGCAACGAATAAGGTTGATGCGGATGTGGTAGGTCAGTCAACTGAAGATGGTTCATCTTCAGTTCAACTAAAATTTATTTCGACTGCTGATATTGAGAACGCGCTGCAAGGTTTGACAGAaattggtgatggtggtggtgaagCGGCAGAGGGCTGCGTACAGAGAGGTGAGGATGAGATTGTGCAGGGTATGGATATAGAGCATGCCCAAGAACAGGGGCCTGTTACTAGTGAAGGGGAGGTGTCTTATTCAAAAGTAGCGAACAAGGTGGATGCGGATGTGGTAGCCCCGTCAATTGAAGATGGATCATCTTCatttcagttgaaatttatagcgACAGCTGATATTGATAATGCGCTGAAAAAGTTGTCAGACAGCGGTGACGTGAAGTGGCACAGGGTGGTGCACCGAGAGAACATGACGAGGCTGTGCAGGGAATGGATCTGGAGCCGCCTCAAGATCAGGGGACCCGCCGTGGGCCTGAATCAGTGGTGGTTGGACTAGTGACTGGCGTGGATATGGATGTTAGCGGTGCACCGACAGTCCAGGAGGAGGTTGTGCAGGGCATGGACATGGAGCCACCCCAAGACCAAGTGCCCTGCCATGGGCCCGAACCACTCGTGGTTGGACTAGTGCCTGGTGAGCCTGTGGATGTTAGCGGTGCACCGGGAGTGGAACAGCCCGTTGACCGATGCCAAGTTAGTGGTACGAAAGCACCGGGTGGTGAGCCTTGCGTTGTTTCGACCACAGTCCATGAAGATGCATTGCAAGAAGGGTTAGAGATTGGTAGTGGCATGGTCAACAAGCAAGGTTAAGGCCCTACTGCACAACCCGGTTGTCCTGTTTCATTTCAGAATGATGACAAGCCCATGGATGTTGCAGAGGGAGCAGATAAGGTGGTTGTTGAAGCACCCTCTTCTGAGTTTAAGTTGCCGGAATTTCAGTGTACGTTTATATCTACTGTAGAGCTAGATGAGGCATTTAAGGGGGTTCCGGGTGAGGATTTCGGAACGACTGATTTGGCAGGCCCTTCTGAACCAGCCGTTCCCGCGGATGGTCGGGAAATTTATGTCCCCCGGAGTAATATAAATCACCACCCTTTCCTTTTTCATTCACCTGAGCCCTTACAGTGCATGGAAGTGGTCCCTGAGAATCTGACTTGCACCATGGATTGTGGAGAACCTATGCCCGAGCAGGGCTTTGTTACTGTAGACCTGAAGCTGAATAAGAAATTATTTAGGGGTGTTTTTAAGGAAAGGAAATACGTCCTAGACTACGTATTTAACAAATCAGAAGCTTGGTTGAACGGGTGAGTCGATTAATTTCTATGTCAAACATATTAATACTTATATGTTGTCGTAATCATGttcgccttatataattttttcttttttttgtagggaagaaTTGGCAGTTTTTTCAGACTTCTTCTTTGTGTCACGGGAAGACATGTTAACCCTTGAACCTGGACATGAAGTTATGAATTATGTAATCGATTCTTGGTGCCTACTAATCAATAAGATGATGTATGACCAAACTGCACTAGTTGCATCCTCTCGTTGTTTCTTCGTGCTTAGTCACACCGTACTTGCCCTATCCTCACTCAATGCAATTTTTATAGTTCCAATTTAATTGTAACGTAAGTGTCTAAATTTAATAGCGCTGCCCTTCATTTGAATAGAGCCCTGCACTGGATATTTGGAAAGCCAAGAAGAAAGGAATTGTTCTTGACAAAAAGGACGAAATCTGGGCTGGGTGGGATGCTTGGATTCAATCCTGTTTGTCTCCATTTCAACTTGGATCTGAtatggtaagtgtaaatgtgacctattgtgaagtgtaaatgtcatcacaccgaaagtgtatatgtgattttcacagaaagtgtaaatgcctggatgtgattaagaagaaagtgtaaatgtcatgaaatatgaagtgtaaatgtgatacatagtgaagtgtaaatgtcatgatgtatagtgtaaatgtgattatatagaaagtgtaaatgtgatgacatagCGAGTGTAAAGGTTactaaatagaaagtgtaaatgtcagcacatataaagtataaatgtgaatatatgtaaagtgtaaatgtcatgacatatgaagtgtaaacgtgagacttagtgaactgtaaatgtcgtgagatattgtgaagtgtaaatgtaatgaaatataaagtgtaaatgtgatacatagtgaagtgtaaatgcCATGATGTATAGTGgaaatgtgattatatagaaagtgtaaatgtgatgacatagggagtgtaaaggtgactaaataggaagtgtaaatgtcagcacatataaagtgtaaatgtgaatatatggaaagtgtaaatgtcattacataggaagtgtaaatgtgagatatAGTGAAGTGTAAAAGTTATGACACAtggagtgtaaaggtgactaaatatgaagtgtaaatgtcatgacatatatagtgtaaatgtgaatatatggaaagtgtaaatgtcatgacacatGGACTGTAAATGTGACGAATTATtgaaagtgtaaatctgaaatttGTACTGAGTGTATCTTTTATGTCTTTGTTGTCACACCCGCCAGGTCTTCATCCCGATCTTATCTGGCAATAATAATCATTACAGCTGTGCATGCATAAACTTCGTTTCCGAGTAGATAGAGTATTTGGACAACCGTCGATACGACGATGATTTTGAGAAGCTTCCATATTTTGGAATTTCCCGTATTGCGGTAATAATTATAAATAGCATACCTTAATTTGTTCTTTAGTGTTGATGTAGTCTGGAATTGTAAACACTGTTTTTAAATtgactttttttttaaattccttTTACAGTGTGATTTAATGGGTGCGTATCTGGAGTCTAAAGGGTTTGTCAGAGGTTCAAAGGTTGCCGGGTTCAAATTTGTAAATGTCGAATTTAAATGGCAAGGTATGGGTTATTCTGCGTTTGATTACGGGGTGTACATGATGATACACATGCTGCTTTTCAATGGGAAGCTATTTGACTACGCCTTAGGTGAGAGGGACGTTCTGAACCTCGTCCGAGCTGAAGTGGTGTCGATTCTTATCCTGAATGACCATAACAAAGTGAGGGAGAGCGTTCGCTCAAGGATAAACCAATTCAGGGAAAAGTATGGTCAAGGTCTGAACCCGGTCTCCAATGTTGCACAGAAGCGGAGCCTCGACGATGAGGAAGAGATTACGTACAGTAAACGCCCCCGTGTTACAGTCCCACCCCCTAAACGCGTAGAAGGAAGCTCTGTGGTCAATCTTGTAGCCATACATGCGGAAAGCAGCCCCGTTGTTGTTCAAGCGTCAGCGCAGTCGTCAGGCAGCCAACCTTTGTCAGCCGTACGGAGCCGTCCCTAGGGCGGGGGGGATGGCTTGACTTGCTCAATTGGCTGTGGGGCTGCTGGTATGCAGACTCTTGTTGTCTCGACCTTCTTAAGGAACAATCAAAGCTTGGTCAGGGGTATTCGATCACGTCGAAAGCATGCGCtggactattgcttgttagacgaCTACAACTTTGAAAATTCGTTAGTACCTGCCAGACTCTTATAACAGGGCCAAttagttacgatatttaattTGTAACTACTTCACAATTTCTTACTATTATACGTGTGTTTTATTGCAGTGAATCAATCTCTTGGTACAAAGAGGCATGCCGCGCATGCGCCGTCCGACATCATGACCATGCTTCCTGAGGTTGTAATGTCGCCTGTTGTCATTGAGTCGTGGGCTGTTTTGCTGAACCATTTGGAGTCTGTTGAACACTTACTTCCTAGGATGGCCTTCTTTGGGATACGTCATATGGTACACCCTTCCCCTCCGTACAAAGCCTAAAAGTTATACATTAGTTCTTACTTTTATTATGTAGTCTCACTCACTCCTCTGAACAGGAATGTATCATGCAGCTTTTGGATATACGTGAAGCGGCTCACAGTCTAATGACATCACCGATCGGGTATCACATTTGGGATACCTTCATCCAGGACTCGTGATAAAACTTTCAACTTTGAATGCCGAGTTTATATTCGTACCTGTCAACATTGGTGGGCACTTTGCATGCGTGTGTATAAATTTTGGACAACAAATCGTTGATCTCCTTGACTACCAACATCATGCCAACCGGGATCGATCAAATGTGCAATGTTACTCGCCAAGTGGCATCACTTTGTTAGCGATTATTTGGACGTCGAACGGACGGGGGGATATGAGATTACTAGGTTTGAGCATCGGCAAATCCCGTTCAGCGCCAAACACCCCTTCCTAACATAACAGAATCGGGATTTTCTGTATGATGTATATGCTGATGTACGAGGGTCAACCTTTTGAGCATCCAGActtggagaggaagaggaatcgaCGGTACTTGGTAGTCAAGTTGGTGGCGACGCTTGTTCTAGCTGACATAAATGTCAACAGAGACATTTTTGAAGCAAAGTTGAATGGGTTTATCGCTGGAAAAGAAGATTTATGGGCCAAGTTACAAAAGAAGCGCAAAATTAAGGCTGTGTTGTCGAAAAAGTGAACAATTTGTGgacatatttttttttaaatgtattTTGTTTGGCAATCTTGAACTTAGAAAAGAATGTTTTGTCTTTGTGGTTGGCAATGTTTGCAAGTGTAAGCTTTACAAAGAATGAAGTGTAATGGTAAATTACACTAATGAAGTGTAATGGTTGACTATTTTTTGGCATTTATAATCATAGtttattcaaagtgtaaatgtgtctaaattgcaagtgtaactgttatcacacttgtaatttagtcacatttacactttaagtgtaaatgttaacacacttaaagtgtaaatgttaacactgTCAGTGTCAACTTTATCATACTGAAAAGTGTGAATGTAAACACACTGAAATTAAAttgaatgcagtgtaaatgtggtgacatgggaagtgtaaatttggtgacagcccaagtgtaaatgtgaacaaaaaaaagtgtaaataagaacaaataggaagtgtaaatttgaatataggagaagtgtaaatgtgaacaaataggaagtgtaaaactgactaaattggaagtgtaaatgtgaagatattcaaagtgtaaatgtgatgatatagtatgtgtaaatgtgaaattactggaagtgtaaatgtgctgccatgggaagtgtaaatgttaacaccaGTTGTTTGAAAATAAGTGTAACTGTTACTTGAAATAACATAAGTAATCCAAAATAAGTTCAAGTAACACAATGTTTGGCTATCTAATAAAACAAAGAGATTTTGGTCTTATGACAGTGTAACTCTAACGTTGGTGTTACTAAAAGTTACACCAACTGCAGTTCAAAGTTACGCTGCCATGAGACCAATTCCTTATCGCCCGCTCCATTTATAGCACATCAAAGTTTTAAGTTACACACTCAAAATATATAGAGCAACACTTGTCAGTGATCTGACGTCTATTCTTGTTCTGACTCcagctcttcctcctcctctccttcatCCTCTTCTGGTTCAGACGACCCTTCGCACAATGGCGTGTTTGCTGAGAAGGGGTTAGGGCAGTTTCTCTTGTCGTGATTTGTCATTCTCTTGCAATTCTTACACTTACGTTTGGGTTTCCTAGCCAAcaccattgcttttgttttgGTGACAAAGAATCTTTTCCGGTGCCCTTGTTTTTCGAATTCATTGGTGGCAATATCGTCACTACCTCACATGCCGTACAATTCAGAAATTTctccatttgttgatttttattcaaCACTTCCCCTAATGGTGACAGGGACTATTTAAATGATCTAATTACAGCGGAAAAGCTGTCAACATCAGCTATTCCTTTGTCTCGAAGGAGCCCTACAGCttcatgaacttctgaccacattaTTGACATTGCAATTTGTTTTTCATCGATGACTTGCATGTTTTCTGTTCCTTCACCATTAGTATTGAAAATCCTTAATCGGAGATACTCTTTCATCCATCTATTCAGAATATAATCTTCTGGTATAGTCTTTATCCCACTTCTTTGAAAAAAATCCATATTATATGGCGGCATAGGATTCTGTTCTTTCAAACATCGTACAACCGACTTGCTTTACGTGTACCTGTGTCATCAGATAAAGCTAGCATGTAAGTGTGAACGTTAAAAATAGTGTCAcggatgtaaagtgtaaatgtattgaattgtaaagtgtaaatgctaagtaattagaagtgtaaatgtaaactaataggaagtgtaaatgttaaggtattagaagtgtaaatgttaagttatagggatttgaatgtgtaaatgtcatgatgtaaagtgtaaatgtcatgacatgtagtgtgtaaatgctaagtaattagaagtgtaaatgtaaactaataggaagtgtaaatgttaaggtactagaagtgtaaatgttaagttataggggatttaaatgtgtaaatgtcatatgatgtaaagtgtaaatgtcatgaaatttagtgtaaatgtcaataagtggaaaagtgtaaatgttaaggtataggaagtgtaaatgttaaggtattagaagtgtcaatgttaaggtataggaagtgtaaatgtcatatgatgtaaagtgtaaatgtcatcaattgtaaagtgtaaatgcgaagtaattagaagtgtaaatgtaaactaataggaagtgtaaatgttaaggtattagaagtgtaaatgttaagtttaaGGGATTTgaatgtgtaaatgtcatatgatgtaaagtgtaaatgtcaggaAATGTAGTGTGTAAATGCTAtgtaattagaagtgtaaatgtaaactaataggaagtgtaaatatTAAGGTATTAGAAgggtaaatgttaagttatagggatttaaatgtgtaaatgtcatatgatgtaaagtgtaaatgtcatgaaatgtagtgtaaatgtcaataagtggaaaagtgtaaatgttaaggtataggaagtgtaaatgtcatatgatgtaaagtgtaaatgtcatcaattgtaaagtgtaaatgttaagttattagaagtgtaaatgcaaactaataggaagtgtaaatgtaaactaataggaagtgtaaatgttacgttatgagaagtgtaaatgttaagttataggaatttaaatgagataaaaacagaaagtgtaaatgtcataggaaGTGTAAACTACCTGGACTGTACGCAACTTCAAAATTCTTCTTTCTGGTTGAATCTTTGACAGTAGTTACCTCTAACTTGCCTCTCTCAGTGAAACCTCCTGTTCTACATGTATCAATTGAGAAGATGGCTTCTTATTTGAATTTATGGAAAGCTGAATAGGTGTACACCTTTGCAGCATGAATCTCTAATGCCAGATTTGTTGACGCCGTTGCGGACGAGTGCTTATCCATGTTGTCAAGCTGCTTCTGTATATGTCTTTGTTGGTCCATAGCGCTCTcgaaacgcatccaaaactcaaccaatGTTCCTGACTTGTGCTCAAACCTCTTGAAAAAGCTATTTTCGCTCTCTGGTCTTTGAGTTGTCCTCATAATCGACGCCATCCTCAAGTCtctgcaatgcgccatcacccactGTCCCCTTATAGCATATGTATCTGCAAACGAATCATTTACGCCAACACCATGATCTTGAATTATTTGCTCCCAGATACCATCAAATTCTGCTGCCTCAAGCtcatcgtcccatataatgtcatTAATTTTACAGATGAACTCATTATAATCGCTTCTCGAGACGCCAAACTTACTTGGAattttgttcattatatgccacatacagAACCGATGGCGCGCTGTCTTGAAAACAAGAGGGAGAGATTTGATAATACCTGGGTCCTGATCTGTAATTATGTACTCGGGTTCCTTACCCCCCATTGCTTGTAAAAACCGGATGAAAACGCAATTAAACGACTCATAATCTTCCCTTGCAACTAGAGCCCCACAGAACGTCACAGATCGTTTATGGTGGTCAACACCTGTGAATGGTGTGAATACCATAGAATACTTATTGGTGGAGTAAGTTGGGTCGAATGACACCGCATCACCAAAATTTTTGTAATTATCTCGGGCGGTACCGTCCGCCTATATGGCCCTACTTAGGCTGCCATCATTGTCAAGGTCATAGTCAAAGTAGAAACCTATTCTTGTTTCAGTCATTTCCTTGAAATGGTCAACAAACAACTGACCATCCCGTTCGTGAATGAAACATTTAACATCcctatggaagttcttaaaatcatttaagctTGCTCCAATGTTTTTGTATCCATTCACTTGTTCTTTGCagattttgtatgtttttgttgcTCCTATCTTCATCTGCCAATCAATCATTAACAGATACGTCATATAAATATAACATGAATGGAATTATTTATTTAGTATAGAGAGTGATTATGTATTACAAACCCTTGAGTTTAAAACGATTATCATCTTGTGATAATCTGTTATGTTACGCGACAATTTCTGGAACTCTCTGTCCTTAAGTGAGATAAGCTCGTGATTGTGACCTTCGTGGAACCGGTCAATTAATAAAATACCATTCTTTATATATAGTCGTATCCTCGCTTTACACCCCACTCTAGTGACCCTGAATATCCTCTGTGACTTCTCCCCATCCAGTCCGTCATCCTGATCTTCTCTGGGCGTCTTGTGAGCGGAACCTTCTCGATTGCAGACGACGAGCTTTGACTTGATCTCACCGCCACACCATTTTTTTGTTGTGTACCTACGGACATCAAAGCCACAAGAAATGGCGTATATCTTATAAAAAGTCACCGCATCCTTAACCCCCCAAACTTCTGGTCGATGTACGGTGTAAACCTCTTCTCCACCTCCCTACACAGCTCCTGCTTGTCAGGTTGAACCCCATTCTGTTTTACCAAGTCTGTAAATGTGCAcagagtgtaagtgtaaatgtaaatgtcctcagatatgaagtgtaaatgtgctgttctgaaagtgtaaatgtcatcaaaagtgtaaatgtcagcagaaatgcagtgtaaatgtgatgttctgaaagtgtaaatgtcagcaaaagtgtaaatgtcagcagaaatgcagtgtaaatgtgatgctttataagtgtaaatgtcaacaaaagtgtaaatgttctcataatgctaactcaaattaaaactataatattaacaattaaaaggtgactataacaattaaaaagtgtaaatgtaaaactatagcaaaaAGAGTAAACATCCAAATGTGTAGCAGAAACGAAGTATAAATGTGATtgtctgaaagtgtaaatgtcaacaaaagtgtaaaagtACACCAAAAGTCTAAATGTGAGCaggaatgcagtgtaaatgtgatgctttaaaagtgtaaatgtcaataaaaatgtaaatgttgtcagaatgctaactcacataaaaaatataacaataaaaatgcaaaggtgactataaaaataaaaaagtgtaaatttaaaagtACAGGAAAAGTGTAAACGTGAGCAGTAATGCGTGTAAATGTGaggctttaaaagtgtaaatgtcaacaaaagtgtaaatgttgtcagaatgctaactcacataaaaaatataacaattaaaaagtgtaaatgtaaaactatagcaaaaAGAGTAAACATCCAAATGTGTAGGAGaaaggaagtgtaaatgtgattgtcTGAAAGTGTAattgtcaacaaaagtgtaaaagtACACCAAAAGTTTAAATGTGAGTaggaatgcagtgtaaatgtgatgctttaaaagtgtaaatgtcaacaaaagtgtaaatgttgtcagaatgccaACTCAcataaaaaaatataacaataaaaatgcaaaagtgactgatgcgtgtcttttatatgatgttttacatcccattttacacgcatttcagagctcatgcatgtagtttatgctacatttctccctatttccgtctacttccgtatttttgtacgttattgcagaaatgtgaagaatccagcggaactcgagctaaatccgtccccgagtatcctgcattgcatatgacgtgaagtattcacccgaggaacgagcttggtgcgcaattcaaggccccaaaagacaagtccacgagtttatagaagtctagTAGAAgcttaatcagtcgatcgaccacctccatca is a genomic window containing:
- the LOC141627996 gene encoding protein FAR-RED IMPAIRED RESPONSE 1-like, which translates into the protein MVFTPFTGVDHHKRSVTFCGALVAREDYESFNCVFIRFLQAMGGKEPEYIITDQDPGIIKSLPLVFKTARHRFCMWHIMNKIPSKFGVSRSDYNEFICKINDIIWDDELEAAEFDGIWEQIIQDHGVGVNDSFADTYAIRGQWVMAHCRDLRMASIMRTTQRPESENSFFKRFEHKSGTLVEFWMRFESAMDQQRHIQKQLDNMDKHSSATASTNLALEIHAAKVYTYSAFHKFK